A window of Carassius carassius chromosome 44, fCarCar2.1, whole genome shotgun sequence contains these coding sequences:
- the zhx3a gene encoding uncharacterized protein zhx3a: MASKRKSTIPCMIPSKSKHMREDIILGCLPELLPTIPEDSILSISSKDEDTQRFHDFSKAEPKTSCWERGTYSCPLCCFKSGDLNLFLHHMDNCHMDFHAQPNFYCLPCKVSAVKFEGLALHNAKSHPELHSAHKRVSLQVTKRDGAITVAQTLFTEEDLSESGISITKTPIMKMTKGGHKKIVVSHTVEVHQAEPSSDKPATVTNGTSVRTLPLTKSPHIIGGINASPVHKIPNTLGILGMHNCGPLWNSNPSSPDLNTDLPKVMIPLSSIPTYDPTMDLSSFLKTSFGKFPYPTKAELCYLTVVSGFPEEQIKLWFTAQRLKQGISWSPEEIEDTRRKMFNTVFQVTPKTSRHQMHNPISQHCVSVQSNSLSSNYIPQISKGSVMGWKGGVIVSHPSVTQATSLKHQQQPVVNIHHAVITKETGKELSCLTAENCNIVGRGGSVSNHGHTGKGETGCSSSIKTGVSCLPGIPKSQNSSYSEGSIMTLTNIVRKIDCHINDRNANCTSKSNVSPTSIYGQQKASSKAKENSNSSFATTSKYNNGSTYKSTSHSTICTKREGYILDHTSKSNADTSVICSSSNIQAEEFIPPLTHILVPQSGSLLDPYLGKGKVLPEQPVTLKQNIIHNSFPEQKQFLAPQGSPYHIRSLTDSQSAVGGTFNNMPQSSLQSSPSASSCLQEETSQHSSPSTSAPQEKHSPKTLLGAPQVQSTDFTAVHYKEHDPKHLPALDKDFKQSHFDRERLHRKIAQKENEGKVSEQHSGITNTFYKADKNEHSNLLNTLHTFTKDNTNQAKQGMPLLRQYIQEEDQWESNSDYHEELNVSPMKINVIALNKEESLYKTNSKQLISKPLENLINDGGPSHKKQSSEWHESYRHAPEEAEEGISDISNTEPHQPDNLVGLETEQVKSDLRPERKIIFQSLDSETPMLPIKKKSKEAMMDLDKPTTGEQDYWEIKDEEHQQPMGNQSLRGHQAQDSQSRDCLRGELLKV; the protein is encoded by the exons ATGGCCAGCAAGAGGAAATCCACCATTCCCTGTATGATTCCATCAAAAAGCAAGCACATGCGGGAGGACATCATCCTAGGATGCTTACCTGAGCTCCTGCCCACAATACCCGAAGACAGCATCCTTAGTATTTCTTCAAAAGATGAGGATACACAACGATTCCATGATTTCTCAAAAGCCGAACCGAAGACTTCATGCTGGGAAAGGGGAACATATAGCTGCCCTCTGTGCTGCTTTAAGTCCGGAGACTTGAACCTGTTTCTTCACCATATGGACAACTGTCACATGGACTTTCATGCTCAACCAAACTTCTACTGCCTGCCTTGCAAGGTTTCAGCTGTGAAGTTTGAAGGCCTTGCTTTACATAATGCAAAATCACACCCTGAACTCCATTCAGCACATAAGAGAGTTTCTTTGCAGGTAACCAAACGAGATGGGGCTATCACAGTGGCGCAAACCCTGTTTACAGAAGAGGATTTAAGTGAATCCGGAATCTCCATTACCAAGACACCCATAATGAAAATGACCAAAGGGGGGCACAAAAAAATTGTTGTCTCCCATACTGTTGAAGTACACCAGGCTGAGCCTAGCAGCGACAAGCCTGCAACTGTAACCAATGGCACTTCAGTAAGGACCTTACCCCTAACGAAATCACCACATATCATCGGTGGCATTAATGCCTCTCCGGTCCATAAAATCCCGAACACACTTGGGATACTAGGGATGCATAACTGTGGTCCTCTGTGGAACTCTAATCCGTCATCACCTGATTTGAACACTGATCTTCCAAAGGTCATGATCCCTCTAAGTAGCATCCCCACCTATGATCCAACCATGGATTTAAGCAGTTTTCTTAAGACGTCTTTTGGTAAGTTCCCTTACCCTACCAAAGCAGAGCTCTGTTACTTGACGGTGGTCTCTGGCTTCCCAGAGGAGCAGATCAAGCTCTGGTTCACGGCCCAAAGGCTGAAGCAAGGGATCAGCTGGTCTCCTGAGGAGATAGAGGACACACGTAGAAAGATGTTCAACACTGTATTCCAAGTCACACCGAAAACGTCACGCCACCAGATGCATAACCCCATTTCCCAGCACTGTGTTTCTGTTCAGTCCAACTCTTTGAGTTCTAACTATATACCGCAGATATCAAAGGGAAGTGTAATGGGTTGGAAAGGGGGGGTCATAGTCAGCCATCCTAGTGTGACCCAGGCCACATCCCTTAAGCATCAGCAGCAGCCAGTGGTAAATATCCATCATGCTGTCATCACTAAGGAAACTGGAAAAGAATTATCTTGTTTGACAGCTGAGAACTGCAATATTGTAGGCAGAGGAGGCAGCGTTAGCAATCATGGACACACTGGAAAAGGTGAAACTGGCTGCAGCTCGTCCATAAAGACTGGCGTTAGCTGCTTGCCTGGCATTCCCAAAAGTCAAAATAGCAGTTACAGTGAGGGCAGCATTATGACTCTGACGAACATAGTCAGGAAAATTGACTGTCATATCAATGACAGGAACGCAAATTGCACCAGCAAATCTAACGTCAGTCCAACTTCCATTTATGGCCAACAGAAGGCATCCAGCAAAGCGAAAGAAAACAGCAACAGCAGCTTTGCCACCACCAGCAAATATAACAATGGAAGCACTTATAAAAGCACCAGCCACAGTACTATTTGCACTAAAAGGGAGGGATACATCTTAGACCACACCAGCAAAAGCAACGCTGACACTAGTGTCATTTGTAGCAGCAGCAACATACAAGCTGAAGAATTTATACCACCCCTTACCCATATCCTGGTCCCACAGTCTGGAAGTCTCCTGGATCCATACCTTGGAAAGGGCAAGGTATTACCAGAGCAACCAGTGACTTTGAAGCAAAACATTATTCATAACTCATTCCCAGAACAAAAGCAGTTTCTTGCACCCCAAGGTTCACCATACCACATACGTTCTTTGACAGACTCCCAGTCTGCTGTGGGAGGAACATTTAATAACATGCCCCAGAGCTCCCTTCAGTCTAGCCCCTCAGCAAGTTCATGTCTTCAGGAGGAAACGAGTCAACACTCCTCTCCATCCACTTCTGCTCCTCAGGAGAAACATTCTCCAAAAACCCTGCTGGGAGCACCTCAGGTCCAGTCCACAGACTTTACTGCTGTCCACTACAAGGAACATGACCCCAAGCACTTACCTGCCTTAGACAAAGACTTTAAGCAATCACATTTTGATAGAGAAAGACTGCACAGAAAAATAGCGCAAAAAGAAAATGAAGGAAAGGTTTCTGAACAGCACAGCGGAATTACAAATACGTTTTACAAGGCTGACAAGAATGAGCATAGCAACCTACTTAACACACTACATACCTTCACAAAAGATAACACTAACCAGGCTAAACAAGGCATGCCACTTTTACGACAATACATACAGGAAGAGGACCAATGGGAAAGCAACAGTGACTATCATGAAGAGCTGAATGTGAGCCCTATGAAGATAAACGTAATAGCGTTGAACAAAGAAGAGAGTTTGTACAAGACCAACAGCAAGCAGCTAATCAGCAAGCCGTTGGAGAACTTGATCAATGATGGGGGTCCCAGCCATAAAAAGCAGTCTTCAGAATGGCACGAAAGCTACCGGCATGCACCGGAGGAGGCTGAGGAGGGTATATCTGATATAAGTAACACTGAACCACATCAGCCAGATAACCTTGTGGGGCTTGAAACAGAGCAAGTTAAAAGCGATCTACGCCCAGAGCGGAAAATTATTTTTCAGAGTCTAGACTCTGAAACTCCTATGCTGCCAATAAAGAAAAAATCAAAGGAGGCTATGATGGATTTAGACAAACCAACTACAGGAGAACAAGACTACTGGGAGATAAAAGATGAGGAGCATCAGCAACCAATGGGCAACCAGAGTTTGAGGGGGCATCAAGCGCAAGACAGTCAGTCAAG GGACTGTCTGAGAGGAGAGCTTCTGAAAGTTTAA